A genomic segment from Ghiorsea bivora encodes:
- the vapB gene encoding type II toxin-antitoxin system antitoxin VapB, with translation MNTAKIFQNGRSQAVRLPKEFRFEGDEVFVHKVGNAVVLLPIQHSWDTLFESLNQFSEDFMSDGRQQPLPQQRDFSCFDKG, from the coding sequence ATGAATACAGCTAAGATTTTTCAAAATGGACGCAGTCAAGCTGTCCGACTACCGAAGGAATTTCGGTTTGAAGGTGATGAAGTTTTTGTTCATAAAGTGGGGAATGCAGTGGTGTTGCTACCTATTCAACACAGTTGGGACACCTTGTTTGAGTCGCTCAATCAATTTTCTGAAGATTTCATGTCGGATGGGCGGCAACAGCCTTTGCCTCAGCAACGTGATTTTTCCTGCTTCGATAAAGGTTGA
- a CDS encoding Fic family protein — MKWNWQQKNWPDFIYSGKALDEFERVFLVESSKLVGATAIINEEEGRKFTIDLMSEEALKSSKIEGEILDRDSVSSSLLRQLGFAPQYSDHRANDKEKGIAALMVDNYETFDQPLSHEMMFNWQSNIIAGSWRIQDIGKYRTSKEPMQVVSGYEGHYKVHFEAPPAVSVPKEMDAFIAWYNDSSPQGTNPISPLIRASIAHIYFVSIHPFEDGNGRIGRALSEKALAQSIGRPALVALSHAIEKNRKEYYKQLEQNNKELTIDLWMSFFSKTVLQAVNHAQKLVRFTVNKTRFFDNVQQQTNERQAKVLSRMVAAGMDGFVGGMSVKKYMKMTGAIERTAIRDIQALEKLGAFTKTGKGRGVRYWLNLGEEFETEKNKFLREQKSTKRLSGIPSESRHP; from the coding sequence ATGAAGTGGAATTGGCAACAAAAAAACTGGCCTGATTTTATATACTCTGGCAAAGCTCTTGATGAATTCGAGCGCGTTTTTTTGGTTGAATCTTCCAAGTTGGTGGGTGCTACGGCAATTATTAATGAAGAAGAGGGTAGGAAATTCACGATTGACCTTATGAGCGAAGAGGCTTTGAAAAGCTCAAAGATTGAAGGTGAAATCCTAGACCGTGATAGTGTAAGCTCATCATTGTTACGTCAACTTGGGTTTGCTCCTCAATATAGTGATCATAGAGCCAACGATAAAGAAAAAGGCATTGCTGCACTGATGGTGGATAACTATGAGACTTTTGACCAGCCCCTAAGCCATGAAATGATGTTTAACTGGCAATCGAATATTATTGCAGGGTCATGGAGAATCCAAGATATTGGCAAATATCGAACCAGTAAAGAGCCTATGCAGGTTGTGTCAGGCTATGAAGGTCATTACAAAGTTCATTTTGAAGCACCACCTGCAGTTAGTGTTCCAAAGGAAATGGATGCTTTTATTGCGTGGTACAATGATTCGTCACCCCAAGGTACAAACCCCATTTCACCGCTGATTCGCGCAAGCATTGCGCATATTTACTTTGTTTCTATTCATCCTTTTGAGGATGGTAATGGTCGAATTGGTAGGGCATTAAGTGAAAAGGCATTAGCGCAGTCTATTGGTAGACCTGCATTGGTTGCCTTGTCGCATGCGATTGAGAAGAACAGAAAGGAATACTACAAACAATTAGAGCAGAATAATAAAGAACTTACGATTGATTTATGGATGTCTTTTTTTTCTAAAACTGTTCTACAAGCAGTTAATCACGCACAAAAGCTTGTGCGATTTACAGTGAATAAAACACGGTTCTTTGACAACGTTCAACAGCAAACCAATGAAAGGCAAGCCAAAGTCCTATCGAGGATGGTTGCAGCGGGCATGGATGGCTTTGTGGGTGGCATGAGTGTGAAGAAGTATATGAAAATGACAGGAGCAATTGAACGGACAGCTATCCGAGATATTCAAGCACTTGAAAAGCTTGGTGCGTTTACCAAAACAGGCAAAGGTAGAGGCGTGCGATACTGGCTAAATTTAGGTGAAGAGTTTGAAACCGAAAAGAACAAGTTTCTAAGGGAACAAAAAAGCACTAAACGGTTAAGTGGGATACCCTCAGAAAGTAGACATCCATAA
- the vapC gene encoding type II toxin-antitoxin system tRNA(fMet)-specific endonuclease VapC translates to MYMLDTNICVYLIKHNPFQVRARFEKLQPGDVLLSSIVLAELMYGISKSRYKEHNLAALEMFLMPLEVMPFEEHATGIYGDIRVELERSGQMIGGNDLFIAAHALALNATLVSNNVKEFSRVPKLSLENWVDE, encoded by the coding sequence ATGTATATGTTGGATACCAATATTTGTGTTTATTTGATTAAACATAATCCGTTTCAGGTGCGTGCACGATTCGAAAAATTGCAGCCTGGTGATGTTTTGCTCTCATCAATCGTATTGGCTGAGTTGATGTATGGCATATCGAAGAGCCGATATAAAGAACACAATCTGGCTGCGTTAGAAATGTTTCTTATGCCTTTGGAAGTGATGCCGTTTGAAGAACATGCAACAGGAATTTATGGTGATATTCGTGTGGAACTTGAGCGTTCGGGTCAGATGATTGGTGGCAATGATTTGTTTATTGCGGCTCATGCACTTGCCCTGAACGCCACTTTGGTGAGTAATAATGTGAAAGAATTTTCTCGTGTACCCAAGCTCAGCCTTGAGAATTGGGTGGATGAATAA
- a CDS encoding MlaE family lipid ABC transporter permease subunit, which translates to MNIIGQLGRNVMQSIAKLGDATLFALATLRLFFAKPWQGKHFVMQMYAVGVGSLIIIVITGAFTGMVLALQGYHMLVKVGTEALLGPWVALSLIRELGPVLAALMFVGRAGSSITAEIGIMRVTEQMDALEMMAVNPQARVMLTRIIACAISLPLLVAIFDMVGLFAGYLIGVEMLGVNGGVYIGETIDKVGMIDIQAGITKSIYFGLLVGIICTYMGQRATATTEGVAKATTRAVMLCSVMVLILDYIITSFYL; encoded by the coding sequence GTGAATATAATCGGACAGCTTGGGCGCAATGTGATGCAAAGTATTGCTAAGCTTGGTGATGCAACTTTATTTGCATTGGCAACATTACGTCTTTTCTTTGCTAAACCTTGGCAGGGTAAACATTTTGTGATGCAAATGTATGCGGTGGGTGTTGGTTCATTGATTATTATTGTCATCACAGGTGCGTTTACGGGTATGGTATTGGCTTTGCAGGGTTACCATATGTTGGTGAAGGTTGGTACGGAAGCTTTGCTGGGTCCTTGGGTTGCTTTATCACTTATTCGTGAGCTGGGCCCTGTGCTAGCAGCGCTTATGTTTGTTGGGCGGGCGGGTTCAAGTATTACGGCTGAGATAGGTATTATGCGGGTGACCGAGCAAATGGATGCTTTGGAGATGATGGCGGTGAATCCGCAAGCAAGGGTGATGTTAACGCGTATTATTGCGTGTGCGATATCCTTACCATTATTGGTGGCTATTTTTGATATGGTTGGGCTGTTTGCAGGTTATTTGATTGGTGTGGAAATGCTGGGTGTGAATGGCGGGGTGTATATTGGAGAAACCATCGATAAGGTTGGCATGATCGATATACAGGCAGGTATAACCAAATCCATCTATTTTGGATTGTTGGTCGGCATTATTTGTACATATATGGGACAACGGGCGACAGCAACGACCGAAGGTGTGGCTAAAGCCACCACGCGAGCTGTGATGCTTTGTTCGGTGATGGTATTGATTCTCGATTATATTATTACATCGTTTTATCTTTAG
- a CDS encoding type II toxin-antitoxin system RelE/ParE family toxin, whose amino-acid sequence MSTYLFFPPADKSQDDIWRYSCGAWGEKQAEKYIIGLHHHLQLLSKEKEIWRALPANLVVPQDLDLKVYFSQYEHHYLFFRELSIGAIGVMTILHEKSDMPVRLCEDLRKIGVVG is encoded by the coding sequence GTGTCCACCTATCTGTTTTTTCCACCTGCTGATAAATCACAGGATGATATATGGCGCTACAGTTGCGGTGCGTGGGGAGAAAAACAAGCTGAGAAATATATCATAGGCTTACACCATCACCTGCAATTACTATCAAAAGAAAAAGAGATTTGGCGAGCTCTTCCTGCAAACCTTGTCGTTCCTCAAGACTTGGATTTGAAGGTATATTTCAGTCAATATGAGCATCATTACCTATTTTTTCGTGAATTGTCTATAGGTGCAATAGGAGTTATGACGATATTGCATGAAAAATCCGATATGCCTGTTCGTCTTTGTGAGGATTTGAGGAAAATTGGCGTAGTGGGGTAG
- the mlaD gene encoding outer membrane lipid asymmetry maintenance protein MlaD: MSGYKKIEMVVGIFVLIGVMSIAWLAIELGGVGGLGSNGYKLVAVFDDAGGVRKGSDVMLAGVPIGQVVSVTLKDNEEAEMVFNIKEGVLIASDATVSIRTKGLIGEKFVRVNQGSEEDYLAEGDEFEDTESAINIEDLISKYIFSGETK, encoded by the coding sequence ATGAGTGGATATAAAAAGATTGAAATGGTCGTGGGTATTTTTGTGCTTATTGGTGTGATGAGCATAGCTTGGTTAGCCATTGAGTTGGGTGGCGTTGGTGGGTTGGGCAGCAATGGTTATAAACTTGTGGCTGTATTTGATGATGCTGGCGGCGTGCGTAAAGGCAGTGATGTGATGCTTGCGGGTGTACCCATAGGGCAGGTGGTTTCAGTAACACTGAAAGATAATGAAGAAGCTGAGATGGTTTTTAATATTAAAGAAGGTGTATTGATTGCTTCAGATGCTACTGTTTCGATTCGTACCAAAGGGCTGATTGGTGAGAAGTTTGTGCGTGTAAACCAAGGCTCTGAAGAAGATTATTTGGCAGAAGGTGATGAGTTTGAAGATACAGAGTCTGCGATTAATATCGAAGATT
- a CDS encoding ABC transporter ATP-binding protein, with protein MIKTQALVRAFDGVKALDGIDLHIEKKKVTVIMGGSGSGKTTLLRLLAGLEAPTSGSVLFAGEDLTKVSKKRLYELRMRVGMVFQYSALLNSLNVYENVAFPLHEHTALDESVIQTMVTMKLEQVGLRGFECMMPSQLSGGMAKRVAFARALVMDPEVVFFDEPTSGLDPISAGVVSTLIHETTAKTRMTSVVVTHDVQAGLSIADHVILLWQGKVIAEGDAESIQQSEDPRVQQFIKGEPNGPIPFSRSQTAYIDDLMHKPGCVRI; from the coding sequence ATGATTAAAACACAAGCCTTAGTGCGGGCTTTTGATGGCGTTAAAGCCTTAGATGGTATTGATTTGCATATCGAAAAAAAGAAAGTGACAGTAATTATGGGTGGCTCAGGCTCGGGTAAAACCACTTTATTGCGGTTATTGGCGGGTTTAGAGGCACCTACCTCTGGCTCGGTTTTGTTTGCTGGCGAAGATTTAACCAAGGTGAGCAAAAAACGTCTGTATGAGTTGCGTATGCGGGTGGGTATGGTATTTCAATACTCTGCCTTGCTGAATTCTTTGAATGTGTATGAAAACGTGGCATTTCCTTTGCATGAACATACAGCGTTGGATGAAAGTGTGATTCAAACCATGGTGACCATGAAATTAGAACAAGTGGGTTTGCGTGGTTTTGAATGTATGATGCCTTCGCAACTTTCAGGTGGCATGGCCAAACGTGTGGCATTTGCACGGGCATTGGTGATGGACCCAGAGGTTGTTTTTTTTGATGAACCCACATCAGGTTTAGATCCGATTTCCGCGGGTGTGGTGAGCACATTAATCCATGAAACAACAGCCAAAACACGTATGACATCTGTGGTGGTTACCCATGATGTGCAAGCTGGTTTGTCCATTGCCGACCATGTGATTTTGTTATGGCAGGGTAAAGTGATTGCTGAAGGTGATGCTGAAAGTATCCAACAAAGTGAAGACCCAAGAGTACAACAGTTTATTAAAGGTGAACCCAATGGCCCGATTCCTTTTTCGCGCAGTCAAACTGCTTATATTGATGACTTGATGCATAAACCTGGCTGCGTAAGGATATGA
- a CDS encoding ribbon-helix-helix domain-containing protein has protein sequence MTATNINVRIKGELQAHLQQQIGEHGLYDNASEYIRFLIRSDLKSRSESWAWLKRELEPALRADEGAFLAVTAEDVIQRNK, from the coding sequence ATGACTGCCACAAATATCAATGTAAGAATTAAAGGTGAGTTACAAGCGCATCTGCAACAGCAAATTGGGGAACATGGACTGTATGACAATGCTAGCGAATATATACGTTTTCTGATTCGAAGTGATTTAAAAAGTAGAAGCGAGTCGTGGGCGTGGTTGAAAAGGGAGTTAGAGCCTGCTTTGAGGGCAGATGAGGGTGCATTCCTTGCGGTTACGGCGGAAGATGTCATTCAGCGTAATAAATAG
- a CDS encoding transposase: protein MARLPRIVIPNHPLHIMHRGNNKQDIFESKKDMHRIKEDIAEGLVKTGCRLHAYVIMTNHLHLLITPPDKNKLSTFMQTMANRYVRYFNASRHRTGTIWEGRFKSCLIDSETYLFALYRYIEMNPVKAHMAEKPDAYLWSSYRHHALGEKDDLITEHQLYQNLGANPRQRAKSYKDILAVQNSPEQDLQITEATMRGEVYGSSETHVKLGRLISRPTKLIAHGGDRKSKNYRVIQNQAG, encoded by the coding sequence ATGGCTAGGTTACCTCGTATTGTTATCCCAAATCATCCGTTGCACATTATGCATCGTGGAAACAATAAGCAGGATATTTTTGAATCTAAAAAAGATATGCATCGGATCAAAGAGGATATTGCAGAGGGTTTGGTTAAAACGGGTTGTCGGCTGCATGCCTATGTCATTATGACGAATCATTTGCATCTCCTTATTACGCCGCCAGATAAAAATAAGCTTAGTACATTTATGCAGACAATGGCGAACCGATATGTTCGATATTTTAATGCTTCACGCCATAGAACGGGAACCATTTGGGAGGGGCGATTTAAGTCGTGCTTGATTGATAGTGAGACCTATCTTTTTGCGCTTTATCGATATATTGAAATGAACCCCGTTAAAGCACATATGGCTGAAAAGCCTGATGCCTATCTATGGTCAAGTTATCGGCATCATGCACTGGGTGAGAAGGATGACTTAATTACAGAGCATCAGTTATATCAAAATTTGGGAGCAAACCCTAGGCAGCGGGCTAAAAGCTATAAGGATATTCTAGCTGTGCAAAATAGCCCTGAACAAGATCTGCAAATCACAGAAGCTACAATGCGGGGAGAGGTTTATGGTAGTAGTGAAACACATGTTAAGCTTGGCAGGCTAATTTCTAGACCTACCAAGCTGATTGCGCATGGGGGAGACAGGAAAAGTAAAAACTATAGGGTAATCCAAAATCAAGCTGGCTGA
- a CDS encoding WecB/TagA/CpsF family glycosyltransferase, whose translation MVCQKRVKIAGLEVTPFQSMDDALGSIFNTDGSVRSAFALAMNAEKVMSSRSHPEVKAVLELATLRYADGTGVVWALRRKGAVSVKIAGCELWEQVMKRAGESASSVFLVGAEQFVLESTVDKLKRLYKVNIVGYEDGFFQSEKNLLDKITHLKPNIITVAMGSPRQEKFISKCRELHPNAFYMGVGGTYDVFTGKVLRAPAWACRNHIEWLYRLFQSPKRVKRQLLLIPFMLLLLSGKL comes from the coding sequence GTGGTATGTCAAAAAAGAGTTAAGATAGCAGGGCTAGAGGTTACGCCCTTTCAAAGTATGGATGATGCACTGGGCTCAATTTTTAATACTGATGGATCTGTTAGGTCAGCATTTGCCTTGGCAATGAATGCTGAGAAAGTGATGAGCTCTCGCTCGCACCCTGAAGTGAAAGCGGTATTGGAACTGGCAACGCTTCGTTATGCTGATGGTACAGGTGTTGTTTGGGCGCTGCGTAGAAAGGGTGCTGTGTCAGTGAAAATTGCTGGTTGCGAGCTTTGGGAGCAAGTCATGAAACGGGCAGGTGAAAGTGCTAGTTCGGTATTTCTCGTTGGTGCAGAACAGTTTGTTTTAGAGTCAACTGTTGACAAGCTTAAAAGGTTATATAAGGTTAATATTGTGGGATATGAAGATGGTTTTTTTCAATCAGAAAAAAATCTTCTTGATAAAATAACACACCTTAAACCTAATATCATCACTGTTGCCATGGGCTCACCAAGACAAGAAAAGTTTATTTCCAAGTGTCGCGAATTACATCCAAATGCTTTTTATATGGGTGTGGGTGGAACTTATGATGTTTTTACTGGTAAAGTGCTACGTGCCCCTGCATGGGCATGCAGAAATCATATTGAATGGCTTTATCGGCTATTTCAAAGTCCAAAAAGAGTCAAAAGGCAGCTGCTACTTATTCCCTTTATGCTTTTGCTGCTCTCTGGAAAATTGTGA
- a CDS encoding glycosyltransferase, translating to MICVKGSEVRILTISPMYPDERFPGFGVFVHGLEKEISRNHPVLFIHAVRTYCAGSKFKRIASYLWWVSRVFMVGLFGRYDVIHAHTVYPAGFLAVLISFVRRKPVLITVHGSDICLVDSKRSYVKWMTRFAFRRANCVQVVSQFIKNKVIDFDASVIKKVFVQSMGVDTRVFFPEESVVQDDDLKLIFVGNLVREKGWKTAFKAVHLLHKRGVKCTLNVYGDGRDKKTAIEWIKKNKASQYICLHGAVKPKAVAKAMRSANVFIFPSMYEEAFSLVTAEALASGLPVVVSLKGALPELVKDKSESCMVENYEDFEAFADACERVIKSKKKLNENPESLLDAANSIWFSSRKVIGVYKKMLEGEK from the coding sequence GTGATATGTGTGAAAGGAAGTGAGGTGAGAATACTGACGATTTCTCCCATGTACCCCGATGAAAGGTTTCCTGGTTTCGGGGTGTTTGTGCACGGTCTTGAAAAGGAAATAAGTCGGAATCACCCCGTGTTATTTATACATGCGGTACGAACATATTGCGCCGGATCAAAATTTAAAAGGATAGCATCTTATCTTTGGTGGGTGTCTCGTGTGTTTATGGTAGGGTTGTTTGGAAGGTATGATGTTATCCATGCACATACTGTTTATCCAGCAGGTTTTTTGGCAGTGCTTATTTCATTTGTTCGCAGGAAACCTGTACTTATTACAGTGCATGGGTCTGATATATGTCTTGTTGATTCTAAAAGAAGCTATGTGAAATGGATGACAAGATTTGCATTTCGCCGTGCAAATTGCGTTCAGGTGGTTAGTCAATTTATTAAAAATAAAGTGATAGATTTTGATGCAAGCGTCATTAAAAAGGTGTTTGTGCAAAGTATGGGCGTGGACACACGTGTTTTTTTTCCAGAAGAGAGCGTTGTTCAAGATGATGATTTGAAATTAATTTTTGTTGGTAATTTGGTTAGGGAAAAAGGATGGAAGACAGCATTTAAGGCAGTGCATTTATTACACAAGCGAGGAGTTAAATGTACGCTGAATGTCTATGGGGATGGTAGGGATAAAAAGACAGCGATTGAATGGATTAAAAAAAACAAGGCTTCCCAATATATTTGCTTGCATGGCGCGGTAAAACCAAAGGCTGTCGCTAAAGCAATGCGATCAGCTAATGTATTTATATTCCCATCAATGTATGAAGAAGCTTTCAGTTTGGTTACTGCAGAAGCTTTAGCGAGTGGATTGCCTGTAGTGGTATCATTGAAAGGAGCACTTCCAGAATTGGTTAAAGATAAAAGTGAGTCATGTATGGTTGAAAATTACGAGGACTTTGAAGCTTTTGCTGATGCGTGTGAAAGGGTGATTAAGTCTAAAAAGAAGTTGAATGAGAACCCTGAAAGTTTGCTAGATGCTGCAAATTCAATATGGTTTTCATCTAGAAAAGTTATTGGCGTTTATAAGAAGATGTTAGAGGGTGAAAAATGA
- a CDS encoding carbamoyltransferase C-terminal domain-containing protein, translating to MKVLGIHDGHNGSAALYEDGVILAAIQEERLYYQKNWTGYPEQSVKWVLESTGTAPLDIDAVVFNGHHMPKKLSKDEMIEAHKLRWDMKAKVKSFLKKGVVGQKFTEARQKERIQDAVSSGFLASQVEFIDHHKCHASAAYHGWGRYDEPILVLTCDGAGDRICASVNIGEKGKLTRISSVPETESIGSLYACITTVMGFAPLEHEYKLMGMAPYADPKYAKPVADIFREHFAFNPDDKLTWKRVAGSPPPYFGYWYWRDKLAGIRFDSIMGGLQIFAEEFIAQWVENCIKHTGASKVALGGGFFMNVKANKVIMELDAVTDMFVFPSCGDEMNAPGACFAYASDKGEGMGIPALENIYWGPSYTDDEIKGCLDAYSRKDEVIAEYFGEKVNSKVASLLVDGEVVARFSGREEMGARSLGNRAILANPTDSEVITLINKMIKKRDFWMPFASSIKIEHRHDYLVNPKDVSSPYMILTFDTTDEGQEKLRAGTHPQDKTIRPQEVSQASNPDYWDLINKFEKLTGQGGILNTSFNLHGLPVVHTPEQALDVFLDSGLTSLQLEGYLVRKVNGE from the coding sequence ATGAAAGTATTAGGTATTCATGATGGACACAATGGTTCGGCGGCACTGTATGAAGACGGTGTGATTCTTGCCGCAATTCAAGAAGAGCGTCTATATTATCAAAAGAACTGGACAGGTTACCCCGAGCAGTCAGTTAAGTGGGTGCTTGAGTCAACAGGTACAGCACCATTAGATATTGATGCAGTTGTGTTTAATGGTCACCATATGCCTAAAAAACTTTCGAAAGATGAAATGATTGAAGCTCATAAACTCAGATGGGATATGAAGGCTAAGGTAAAATCTTTTCTAAAGAAAGGAGTTGTAGGGCAGAAATTTACTGAGGCTAGACAGAAAGAGCGTATTCAAGATGCAGTATCCTCTGGATTTTTGGCATCTCAAGTTGAGTTTATCGATCATCACAAGTGTCATGCTTCTGCGGCATATCATGGCTGGGGAAGGTATGATGAGCCAATCTTGGTGTTAACCTGTGATGGTGCTGGAGATAGAATTTGTGCGTCGGTAAATATTGGAGAGAAAGGTAAACTAACCCGTATTTCAAGCGTGCCTGAGACTGAGTCAATAGGAAGTCTTTATGCTTGCATTACGACCGTCATGGGGTTTGCTCCTTTAGAACATGAGTATAAATTGATGGGGATGGCTCCTTATGCTGATCCTAAGTATGCGAAACCAGTGGCAGATATTTTTAGAGAACATTTTGCGTTTAACCCAGATGATAAGCTAACATGGAAAAGGGTTGCTGGGTCACCGCCTCCATATTTTGGGTATTGGTATTGGCGAGATAAACTCGCGGGTATCCGCTTTGACTCTATAATGGGAGGACTTCAAATTTTTGCTGAGGAGTTCATTGCTCAATGGGTTGAAAACTGTATTAAACATACGGGAGCTAGTAAGGTGGCATTGGGTGGCGGCTTTTTTATGAATGTGAAAGCCAATAAAGTTATAATGGAATTAGATGCAGTTACAGATATGTTTGTATTTCCATCATGTGGTGATGAAATGAATGCTCCTGGTGCTTGTTTTGCCTATGCTTCAGATAAGGGCGAGGGAATGGGTATCCCCGCACTTGAGAATATTTATTGGGGCCCTTCTTATACGGATGATGAGATTAAAGGGTGCCTAGATGCATATAGCCGAAAAGATGAGGTGATAGCTGAGTATTTTGGGGAGAAAGTAAACTCGAAGGTAGCCTCGCTATTGGTTGATGGGGAAGTAGTTGCTCGTTTTAGCGGTAGAGAAGAAATGGGTGCTAGATCTCTTGGTAATAGAGCGATTCTTGCAAATCCTACAGATTCAGAAGTCATTACACTGATCAATAAAATGATTAAAAAAAGAGATTTTTGGATGCCTTTTGCGAGTTCGATTAAAATAGAACACAGGCATGACTATTTAGTGAACCCTAAAGATGTTAGCTCACCATATATGATTCTTACATTTGATACTACGGATGAAGGTCAGGAGAAGTTGCGGGCAGGAACACACCCTCAAGATAAAACAATTAGACCACAAGAAGTTAGTCAAGCTAGCAATCCTGACTATTGGGATTTAATTAATAAGTTTGAAAAGTTGACAGGGCAAGGTGGAATTCTTAATACCTCTTTTAATCTGCACGGGCTACCAGTTGTGCATACGCCTGAGCAAGCACTGGATGTTTTTTTAGATTCAGGTCTTACTTCTTTGCAATTGGAAGGTTACTTGGTGAGAAAGGTTAACGGAGAATAA
- a CDS encoding glycosyltransferase family 4 protein, translating into MAFEDLGLLFFTALILSLFLTPATITLAQKIGAMDSPVDRSVHDCIMPRMGGLGMAVAAIVSLSLFVALNQILIGFLLGVVIIVSTGVLDDLHGISPAKKMLGQILASIVFLELSGLSLNTLGNVLGFGTIDFPPSIAFLASLFCMVGLINAFNLSDGLDGLAAGITIIAAFFMGTFALESQNWLLLFVLVAFTGAIFGFLKFNTYPAKLFMGDTGSLTLGFFMASALMFLVGFEGAVSVPPISIAIILALPVSDTLLVMSRRILQGKSPVSADRTHLHHRLLAVGFSHSAVVTMIYLLAFFFGLLALVLHEYPEWLQLVIGLGVCVILYGVLSLCELWGCNVHKYSFAYKRQGERIDLATMMGKSIKGLRFAVLIGLLFPLPFVVAVPEATHNLLLGVFVLLLLAYPWKEHTQRLNIVYGLFYLTGITILFVWNISSYQGFSFSWYVVAFVVVLFIWSMFKIIFKGHNEVLMTSGLEIILLCVSWFVPFTILPVLGVSEEMMAAAKAACLQAVPLLIAMKIVIRKHPDRNHLLLVGLLVILLLMLVVL; encoded by the coding sequence GTGGCGTTTGAAGATTTAGGACTTTTGTTTTTTACGGCATTGATTTTGTCGTTATTTTTAACACCTGCAACGATTACTTTAGCGCAAAAGATAGGTGCCATGGATTCGCCTGTGGATAGAAGCGTGCATGATTGCATTATGCCACGTATGGGCGGGCTGGGTATGGCCGTAGCTGCTATTGTTTCATTATCATTATTTGTAGCGTTAAACCAAATTTTGATTGGTTTCTTGTTGGGCGTGGTGATTATTGTTTCTACCGGTGTATTGGATGATCTGCATGGCATTAGCCCTGCCAAAAAGATGTTGGGTCAGATTTTAGCCAGCATAGTATTTTTAGAGCTTTCAGGTTTAAGTTTGAATACATTAGGCAATGTGCTGGGTTTTGGTACGATAGATTTTCCTCCAAGCATTGCTTTTTTGGCTAGCCTCTTTTGTATGGTGGGTCTTATTAATGCCTTTAATTTATCCGATGGTTTAGATGGGCTTGCGGCAGGCATTACGATTATCGCAGCATTTTTTATGGGTACCTTTGCGCTTGAAAGTCAAAACTGGCTTTTATTGTTTGTGCTTGTGGCATTTACGGGGGCTATCTTTGGATTTCTTAAATTTAACACCTACCCAGCCAAACTTTTTATGGGCGACACGGGAAGTTTAACGCTGGGTTTTTTTATGGCATCAGCGCTTATGTTTCTGGTTGGTTTTGAGGGTGCAGTTAGTGTGCCACCAATATCGATAGCTATTATTCTGGCGCTTCCAGTTTCAGATACCTTATTGGTGATGTCGCGGCGTATTTTGCAAGGCAAAAGCCCTGTGTCGGCAGACAGAACACATTTGCATCATCGGCTATTGGCTGTGGGATTTTCGCATTCTGCTGTTGTGACCATGATTTATCTTTTGGCTTTCTTTTTTGGTTTGCTGGCGTTGGTCTTACATGAGTACCCAGAATGGTTACAATTGGTCATAGGTTTAGGTGTGTGCGTGATTCTGTATGGTGTGCTGAGCCTATGCGAGTTATGGGGTTGTAATGTGCACAAATATTCATTTGCCTATAAGCGGCAAGGGGAGCGTATAGACCTTGCGACCATGATGGGCAAAAGTATTAAAGGATTAAGGTTTGCTGTGCTTATCGGGTTGCTTTTTCCGTTGCCTTTTGTTGTGGCAGTCCCTGAAGCTACACACAACTTGCTTTTGGGTGTATTTGTATTGCTTTTATTGGCTTACCCTTGGAAAGAGCATACCCAACGTTTAAATATTGTTTATGGTTTGTTTTACTTAACAGGTATTACAATTTTATTTGTGTGGAATATTTCCTCTTATCAAGGTTTTTCATTTTCATGGTATGTCGTTGCCTTTGTGGTTGTTTTATTCATTTGGTCCATGTTTAAAATTATATTTAAAGGGCACAATGAGGTTTTGATGACCTCGGGTTTGGAAATTATTTTACTGTGTGTTTCATGGTTTGTTCCGTTTACTATTTTACCTGTGTTGGGTGTTTCAGAAGAAATGATGGCTGCCGCTAAGGCAGCGTGTTTACAAGCTGTACCATTATTGATCGCTATGAAAATTGTGATTCGTAAACATCCTGACCGAAATCACCTGCTTTTAGTTGGTTTGTTGGTTATTCTTTTGCTGATGTTGGTTGTGTTGTAA